The genomic stretch CGTATGCCAGAGCGTCCGGAAGGTGGTCGTCCACCGCCTGCAGGACGCCGCGCCCCGCCGGGTGCCCTTCCAGAAGAAGATCGGTGCCGGCCTGACGCGGGCGGAGTTCCGCCGCCGGGTCAAGGACGGCTCGCTGCGCCACGTGGGTCTGCCGGAGTCCATGGACATGATCGCCGCCCGCCTGGGCTGGACGCTGACGCGGAGCACCGAGACGATCCGTCCGGTCGTCGCCGACAAGGCGATCAGCGGCGGCTACGTGCCGATCGAGGCCGGCATGGTCTGCGGCGTCGAGCAGGTCGGCCGCGCCTACGTGGGCGACAAGGAGGTGATCCGGCTCGTGTTCCGCGCCGCCGTCGGCGAGCCGGCCAGCCGGGACATCGTCGAGATCACCGGCGAGCCGGACATCCGCTCGGTCATCGAGGGCGGCGTCAACGGCGACGTGGCCACGTGCGCCATCGTGGTGAACGCGGCCCGTTCGGTGCTGGCCGCCGAGCCGGGCCTCAAGACGATGGTCGAGGTGCCGCTGGTGGCGTTCTCGGGCTGAAGCCGGCCGGGTCACTTCAGGACGATGTCGGGGCCGCTCATGAGGCGCTCGCAGTAGCTGCAGCGCAGACTGACGGGGTTGGATGCCAGCACGTCGAACCGCGTGGCGACGTTCTGGCAGTTCGTGATGCAGCTCGGGTTGAAGCAGCGCACGATCCCCTCGA from Candidatus Brocadiaceae bacterium encodes the following:
- a CDS encoding dihydrodipicolinate reductase, translating into MAKVIQVGLGPVGRKIVRYALDRANAGVRFIGAVDPAPDKAGQDLGELCGHERLRVRVKTDLAAALGRRKADVAFLSTVSDLKRIEPQIAEIAAAGLNIVSTCEELSHPWRTAPAAARRIDAVCRKHGVTCLATGVNPGFLMDSLPCALTAVCQSVRKVVVHRLQDAAPRRVPFQKKIGAGLTRAEFRRRVKDGSLRHVGLPESMDMIAARLGWTLTRSTETIRPVVADKAISGGYVPIEAGMVCGVEQVGRAYVGDKEVIRLVFRAAVGEPASRDIVEITGEPDIRSVIEGGVNGDVATCAIVVNAARSVLAAEPGLKTMVEVPLVAFSG